ACTGAGGGCGTCTCTAAGGGCAGCACTGCTGAGTCTCCTGACCAGTCTGGCGAGAGAACTTGCTTCATTTCCATTAGTATTAGGCAGAAGAAGGATCATGGAGAGGTGTCTCCCAGCATAAGGCAGCTCTAGAATGCGTGAACCAAGTTGGCTTGATTCCCCTGTTCAAGTCAAGTGAGatgtgtattcatttatttatataaattatgaataaatttagcTTTTGCTATTTTCACACAATAACACTCATAAACattgattttaaaagtaaaagtCTCAATAAAAAACTGAAACTTAGAAAATCAAGGCCTGTGATGTCTGTGAAGGTCAGCGAGCTTTGTTTACGCAGATGTTTGGTTGGTGGATTAAGATTAAGAATCCTGTGTAATGACACATGACACTGCCCACAAAGTGTTGAGAGAACTATGAGGCCTTGTGTGGATCACTTAATTTGGCCTTTTCATCCAAAAGTATACTTGCATTCAGAAAGTACCCTCCTCTTTTCAGAAACCCATGAGTGTGTTTTTCTTTGCTCTTAGATATCTGGTTAGAGAACTAGTaacaaaaacatcaacaacatGCTCAAGTCTTACCATAATTGAAATCCGCAACCTGACTCATCATGTCAACTGAAACAGTGTTGCCCGGAGCTACAGAGAAGTCTCGCTTTTGGGTTGACGGTTTTTTGAACTCTTTCTCCCAGAGACCCTTGAAATAAACAGCGTTCACAAGGACCATGCTGGCTGAGCGGACGAGGTCTTCCTGTACGATGCTGGGGATGAGGCCTCGTGTCTTCTGTCTGACGAAGTCATTAATGGCTCCAGCTGCAGTCTTAGCCTAAAAAAGGGTGGGTAAACATTCACATGTGTATCTATATCATTTTCACTCTCTAACACTCTTGACTTTTTTTGGACTTACTGTGACCAATTCTTGCTGATATCAAGTGTCTGCATGCAAACTTTAGGCTATATTCCTTTAAATGCTCAACACCAGCCACATGCATTTAATATCTGCATGAAATATCTAAATCAATTACCACAATTGTAGCAATCTACTGTTTTTACCGTTTTTCATACACCATACCAGCCATAGAGTGATCATGTAGCCTGACAGACAACTAGCACAAACCACATCATGGAAATTTTATACTCACATTGTTGAAATTAACGATGCGTAGCTCATCTGGGAAAACGGTGAGGACGCAAGGCAGCAAAGCGAATGACTCATCAAAGTAAGCTCTGCTGGCCACATCGAGGCTCATCTTAGCATTGTTCTCTTGTCTGTATCTGAAAAGGAATGCTATGCTAGAAAATGCATATGTGGATAGCAAGAAAGGTAGATAGAACTGAAacttttttcacatttcataGCTGTTTATCTTTGATTCCTTCTTTCACTGTACTCACAAAAGCTCCAGCCCTTTCCACAATTGGTGGGCAGAAGGCTTATCAACCAGACGCAATCCTCTTGCCAGCTGTGCCTGGGTATTACCGGCTGCCCCAAAGTACACCATGACCAGGGCTGCCCAGATACTGTAGGGGGAGAAGATGAAGTTCTCTGAAGGCTTCTCCAGGGTCAGTTGTTTGTAGAGATCGAGTCCGAAACCTACGATTCCGGAGAGATTGGCATTTTTGTCCAGAGGTGGAACATGGGCACTGGGTGTGAAACAATGGAGGTGGGCACCTCCTATGCCCAGAAGTAAAATGGCAGAGCTGAGCCAGATCATGCTGCTAGGTCtgtaataaaaaagatattcatCTTCTGATATCGTGTGCATCAGCAACATCATCACCATCAGTAGGAAGGCAGTTGTATAGTTTAGCAGTTAGGTAGATATATAAGTCGGGGTAGGAGAGGCCCTTCACATTTTGGAACTGAGAGTTTATGTTTCATGAAGCTGTGACATTCCTATTTCATTCTTACCACCGATACACTTCTCTTTGGAGTGGGTACAAACCTGACAGTAGCTATTTTTCACCACTACTTATCACTTTTAATACTCCTCCCCAGGGGTATTTTCTCACCTTGAGATTAAGTTGGCACCTGGTAGCTGAAGTgtactgtacatatatgtacagtatacttaaaaatcacagtagctgCACTTGACTTcgttatataagcgaataccacaagaaaatgacaaGCAGAAGATCAGTACCAAGCACttccctgtggtattcacttataacATATAATCATCTGTTAAGTTTGGTGAATACTGTTCAATAAAGCagacaaaattaaatacatatcatattacatttccctctctaactctttcgaCCAACTTTCCTTGAAATGGAGCAGAAAATGGAAATTATT
This region of Macrobrachium nipponense isolate FS-2020 chromosome 25, ASM1510439v2, whole genome shotgun sequence genomic DNA includes:
- the LOC135199373 gene encoding leukocyte elastase inhibitor A-like isoform X2 — its product is MIWLSSAILLLGIGGAHLHCFTPSAHVPPLDKNANLSGIVGFGLDLYKQLTLEKPSENFIFSPYSIWAALVMVYFGAAGNTQAQLARGLRLVDKPSAHQLWKGLELLYRQENNAKMSLDVASRAYFDESFALLPCVLTVFPDELRIVNFNNAKTAAGAINDFVRQKTRGLIPSIVQEDLVRSASMVLVNAVYFKGLWEKEFKKPSTQKRDFSVAPGNTVSVDMMSQVADFNYGESSQLGSRILELPYAGRHLSMILLLPNTNGNEASSLARLVRRLSSAALRDALSAGKLESLNVDVLLPKFKFHGELSKNLVNALKKMGIIDVFDENQADLSQFSSKKKLAVTDIIHKAYVDVNEEGTEAAAATAAVLVYKSLQEPPKPVKFHCDRPFVFLIYNRVTNNILFIGDVKNPRNLQS
- the LOC135199373 gene encoding leukocyte elastase inhibitor A-like isoform X1 — translated: MYSTLQLPGANLISRPSSMIWLSSAILLLGIGGAHLHCFTPSAHVPPLDKNANLSGIVGFGLDLYKQLTLEKPSENFIFSPYSIWAALVMVYFGAAGNTQAQLARGLRLVDKPSAHQLWKGLELLYRQENNAKMSLDVASRAYFDESFALLPCVLTVFPDELRIVNFNNAKTAAGAINDFVRQKTRGLIPSIVQEDLVRSASMVLVNAVYFKGLWEKEFKKPSTQKRDFSVAPGNTVSVDMMSQVADFNYGESSQLGSRILELPYAGRHLSMILLLPNTNGNEASSLARLVRRLSSAALRDALSAGKLESLNVDVLLPKFKFHGELSKNLVNALKKMGIIDVFDENQADLSQFSSKKKLAVTDIIHKAYVDVNEEGTEAAAATAAVLVYKSLQEPPKPVKFHCDRPFVFLIYNRVTNNILFIGDVKNPRNLQS